The Streptomyces liliiviolaceus sequence CTCGCTGTGCGGACATGTCCTCACCCTTCCCTGGTCCGTGGCACCGCGTGATCGCGGCGCCTCGCATCGCATGACGCGATGTCGTGCGTGGACAACACGAGGCATGACGGCGCGAAGGTTCACCCTCGGCCGCGGACCGCACCGCGCGACGCCGCGCGCTTCGGGCGGAATTACCAACGCTTTCGGAAACAACATGACCTGCGTCACAGCACAAGCACGCTTTGACCCGTACGAACGCCACGCGACGTGTCTAGGGCAGAAAACTTCCCCGATTCGTCAATTGAGGTCCGTTCGTGCGTACTTACAAAATAGGCGTATTCGCAGCAGGCACCATCTCCGGCATCATGCTGCTGACAGCGTGTGGCTCCACACCCCAGGAGGCGGCGTCGAAGCCCAGAAAGACCGAGAAGTCGACCGCGTCTTCGGCAGCGCCCTCGAAGAGCTCGAAGTCGGATATCGGGAAGCTCGCCGGAGAGTCAGGTCCGCCACAACACATCGCACAGTCGGCCGGAGGATATGAACAGTCGTTCTCGCCCGCATACGACTACGACGGGAACGGATGCTATGCCACGCCGGCCATAGGATCGGACGGAACGCTGGCTCCTGGCCTTGGACTGGGGGGCGCCGTGAACGGGCACTGCCACGACCTCTCCGACCTGCAGAACTCTCAGACCTATGCCCGCTCCAAGGTCGACAACGGATGGGTCGCGGTCATCTACGCGAGCTATTTCGAGAAGGACCAGTCCTCGGAGGGTGTCGGCGAGATAGCGGGCGGCACCAATGGCCATCGCAATGACTGGGAGCACGTCATTTCGTGGATCAACCAGTCGACCAACCAGGTGGAGTACGTCTCGGTGTCGCAGCACGGAGATTACAAGACGTACCCGCGCTCCGAAGTCCAGTTCGAAGGAGGTCACCCCAAGGTCGTCTATCACAAGGACGGAGGTTTCACGCACGCCTTCCGGATAGCGAACACCAACGACGAGCCGCCGGAGAACCACCTCGGCGCCTGGGTCTTCCCTCCCCTTGTCGACTGGAACGGCTGGCCCAGCACCGAACTGCGCGACAAGCTGATGACTGCCGACTTCGGCCATGCCAACTTGGACATCAGAGACGGCTCGTTCGCGGGCGCCTTGGCCAAGGCCAAGCCTGCCGAGGTCCCATTGAACCCGGTTGCCTGACCACATGACGGCATGACAGCATGACGGCAGCAATGGCAGTCGCGTGCGCTTCTTCCCGAGTGAACTGCCATTTCTGCCGGTCCAGTTGCGGCTCGGGGATTCCGGTCAATATGACGGATGCTTCGATCGTCGTCGCTGTGATCGATGTACCGGCCGCCGGCGGGGGCGAGACCGCGAGGTGCTCACCCCTCCCCGAGCCACTCCCCCATCGGCACGACCACCCTCTATGCCGCCGCGGCCACCGCCGACGCGAAGTCCGGCTGTATGCCCAGCTGGGACAGCAGCGCACTGATACCGAAGTAGCAGTTGAATTCCTTGATCTTGCCGTCCTCCACATACCAGAAGTCGGCGGTGGGCACGTCGAGCTTGGCGCCCGTGGGCTGGACGACACCCGCGGGCGTCTCGAACGGCCCGGCGAACGTGCCCCGGATGGCCAGCTCCACGGCGACGACATTGCCCATGACATGGAACCTGTGCAGCTCGCGGTGGATGTCGGGCACCAACTGCCCCATGGAGACGACCGGGTCCCCGAGGTGCTCACCCCGGTAGCTCTCCCCGGCGACGACGTTGTTGAACACGCCGTCCTCGGCGAACAGCCCCCGGAACCTCTCGACGTCGAGGACGCCACCCTCAGCCGCCTCGTACGCCGCCCGGACCACGGCCACCACGTCATCACTCACGTCAGCGCTCACGTCAGCTCTCCCCTCGGTTGCGGCCTCTCAGGGCCGCTCACGCAATTAATCAATCGATTGATTAGAATCATGACGATGAGTCGGCCTGTTGTCAAGCACTCGTTTGACTTCCTGCGCGTGCACGGTCGCCGGGCGTCGACCTGCCGTGCCGCACCCAGAACAAGTCAGCCCCGGTCGGCCGACCCCTGCCCCTCGGGCACCCCGGACCACCCGTGGAAGGCACCGGCCACCACGGGAATCAACTGCTGCTCGATCCGCTCCACCGGCATCGCCTCCAGCTCCGCACCGATCGGTGCCAACGCCAGCCAGTTCAGCATCCCCGCGGCGCACCGCGTACGGAAGTCCAGTTCTTGGTCGTCGACTTCGGGAAGGTGTGCCGCCAGCACTCCCAGAGCATCCTGACGGGCCCGCTCGAACTTGCCCGCCAGCCGCTCCCACCCCTGCGGGGGGTCGATCCCGACGCGCGCCACCGTCCGCATGACGATGAGTTCCTCCCCGCCGGCACTCAGGGCGCGCACCATCGGCCGGGCGAACGCCTCCGCGAGTTCCTCCAGGGTCGACGTCGAGTCGAGGGACTCGACGGCCAGGATCTGCGCGTCCAGATACCGCTCCAAGGCATGCTCGATCGCCACGTCGCACAGCCCCTGCAGCGATCCGAAGTGGTAGCTCACCGCGGCCACATTGGCACCGGCGCGCTGCGTGACCTCGCGGAGCGTCAGCCCCTCGTGCCCTTTCTGCGCGAGCAGTTCGAGGGTGGCAGCCATCAGGCCGTCACGCGTGCGCCGACCGGCTTCCTTGCGCATGTCCGGCTTTTCCACATGTGCCATGACGCGAACTCAAGCAGCCGCTTCAAGTCGTTGTCAAGCAATCGCTTGAGTACATGCCGGGTGGCGCCGCCGCGGTTGAGCGGCGGCGCCGGCTCGGTCAGCGCAGTTTGTACGCCGTGGGCAGGGTCTGTTCGACCGTGTCGCCCTTGCTGTCGGACGCGGTGATCCGCAGTCCGACGCCCTGGGCGGCCTGCTTGCGCCCGGGGTGGTGGATGGTCGCCGTGAACGTGTTCGTCCCGGCGTTCTTGGAGGTCGCCCGGTGCCAGCTCTTGCCGCCGTCGTAGCTGGTCTCGACCTTCAGGGACGTCACCCTGGGCGGCGAGGTCAGGCGGTCCTGGTAGTAGGCGACCACCTCGATCCGGTGCGTCCCGTCCGCCTCGGCGGTGTTGTCCAGGGCCAGATTCAGGTCGTAGCGCAGGAAGATGAGCGGTTCCGGACGGCAGGCGGCCTTGTTGTCACCGACCATGTCGCCCATGCAGGGGTTGAGTTCGGGCGCGTCCCCTTTCGCCGGTCTGGCGGAGACGTACTCCCATCGCGTGCTCACGCCGTTGGTCTCGGCCTCGAACGTGTACCGGGCCGCCTTGGACGGCAGGTCGTAGGCGGCGAGGTCACCGGTCTCCGAGCACGCGGACAGCGCGAGCGCCGCCGCCGCGACGGACACCGCGAGGACCGCTCTTCGTCCGCGGCCCGTCGGAGCACCGGTGGGGCGCGGGGAACGGCGGAAGCAACCCCCACCGGGCATCGTGTCGTTCTCCCTTGTGGTGCGTGCTGTCATCACTGCCCCCCGAGGTCTGCGGCGTTGAGGTGCTGCGTACGGCGTTCGATCTCGCGCCCCGACCCGTCCGACAACGTGAAGTCGCAGAGGGAATCGATGGTCGGAAAGCCCGGCGGGGCGGCCGGACCGCACGACGTGATGCCGAAGAGGCTCTCCGAGAGCAGGTCGTCGTTGAGGATGCCCACGAGAGCCTGGCGGCCGCCGCCGCTGCCGGTCAGGTAGAAGGTCGGATAGAAGGTGTCGCCCTGGCGGCAGCCCGAGCACGGACCGGTCGCCAGAGTGAAGCCGGACTTGGTGCGCACCTGCGGTACGGCTCCCGGGACGGCCGGGCCCGCGTTCCAGTCGATGTCGTCCTTGCGGCCCAGGACGGTGTCGTGCGTCTCGCCGCGGCTGTGTTCCAGGGCGAGGCCGTCGGTGTGGTCGCCCCAGAAGGCGGAGAACCGGTCGATGGCGTCGTCCTGTCGTGCGACGTACACGGTGAGCCGCTGCTGGGTGGCCACCAGGGGCAGCCTCGCCGTCGTCCCGGTCGGGGCGGACGGTGTCTGCTGCTGCCAGGTCAGTTGGGTGAGCACTCCGGGACGGTCGGCGTGGAAGGAGTGGACGACCCGGTTCAGGTCGCCCGCGTCGAGCCGGTGCCGCAGGTCCGACGGGACCCGCCCGTCCGTGGTGAACCTGGCGGCGTACACCTTCGGCGTGTCGCTGCCGCCGAGGACGAGTTCCACGCCCGGTCCGCCGGCCTTGATCCGCTCGATGAGGCGCTGGGCCTGCGCGTGGCCCACGCTGACCACGGGAAGCGCGGCGTACGGCGCGATCGGCGGGCAGGTCTCCTGGCCGCCGGAGCACTCCCACAGGACGTCGTCCGTGCCCAGCGAGGTGAGGTTCGCCGTCGTGACCAGGACACCGACGGCGCCGGACTCGGCGGCTGCCGCGACGCGTTCGTCGCGCAGGCGGGGGAAGTTGCAGGTGCTGTCGCAGATGTCGGTGGGTGTCAGCAGCACCAGCTTTCCGCGTACGTCGGCGTCGGCGAGTTCGGCGGCGGAGCCGGTGCCCGCGTAGACCACGGGAACACGGCCTTGGGTCCGCAGCCGGGGAACGGGTATCGCGACGTCATGGAGGCCGATGCCCGGTCCGTCCAGCCAGATCTGCGCGCCGAGCAGCGAGGCGTCCGGGGTCTGGTAGCGGGCGGGCAGGGTGAAGGGCTCACCTCCGCCGACGGCCCGCAGGGTGACGACCGGGGTCGTGCGCACGCTGTACAGGCTGTGGGTCAGCGTTCCGGTGCGTGGCTTCCCGGTCGGTAGCGCCCACCAGTGCGGGTCCTGCGCGCCGTAGGCGACGGCGAGTTCGGTCGTCATCCGCCACTCGCCGGTCGCCGAGGTCCGCTCGGTGGAACTGCGCGTGGCGTACGCCTCGGTCGACTCGGGGACGCGGACCTCCACCGGAGTGAGTTCGCGCAGGTCCAGCGTGACCGTGGTGGCCTCGTCCACGGTCACCTCCGGCAGGACGGGGGCCGCGCTCTGCGGCTCGCCGTCCGCGTCGCGCCAGGTGACGGGGACCGCGGCCGTGTAGGTGCCCCGGCGGGACACCGGGACGGTGATGGTCTGCGAGCCGGTCTTGGTGAGGGGCCCGTCGTGCAGGAGCACCTTGTCGTCGACCGGCATGACGACCGCGCTGCCGTAGCGGACACCGACGGCGTCGGCGGGCGGGACGATCTTCAGGGTGAGCGGGACCTGCTCGGCCTCAAGGAAGGTGTGGAGCAGTGAGGTCGCCCGTACCGTGCCCGAGGTGTCCCGGGCGGTGAGCAGGCCGTCCCAGCGGCCGAAGGTTCCGTCGGCGCCGAGTACCCGGCCGTCGATCGTCACCGACACCGAAGCGGAACCGCCGGCGGGCAGGGGCACCCTGTCCGCGCCGAGGGAGACCATGCCGTCCGGAGCGACCGCGTCGCCGGAGGACAGCGAGGCCGTCAGGTCCAGCGTCGTCGCCTCGTCGGTGAGGTTCGTGTAGGTGATCTCCCTGGTCACGGCCGAGTGCGGGTACGCGGTCCGCCCGAAGGCCGTGCTCCTGGTCGCGATGACCTGCGGCAGTGTCGCGGCGGCGAGGTCGACCCGGCCGACGCCCTGCGCGCTCGCGGCATGGCCGAGGTCCTTGGCGCTGCTCATGAGCAGCGCCTTGATCTGCCCGCCCGTCAGGTCCGGGTGCTGCTGGGCGACGAGGGCCGCGGCACCCGTCACGTGCGGGGTGGCCATGGAGGTGCCGCTGGCGGCGGTGTAGCGCGCGTCCACCACGGTGCCCATGGCCGTGCCGGCCGCCCGCGCCGCGACGATGCCGACGCCGGGGGCGGCAAGGTCGGGTTTGGGCGCGTAGTCCCCCACGCGCGGTCCGCGGCTGGAGAAGGACGCCATCTTGTCCTTCTTGTCGACCGCCGCCACGGTCAGCGCCTCGTCGGCCGCGCCCGGCGCGCCCACCGTCTTGGCGCCCGGGCCTTCATTGCCCGCCGCGACCACGAACAGGGTGCCGGTCTCCCGGCTGAGCCGGTCGAGGGACGCGCTGAGCGGGTCGGTGCCGTCGGTGGCGCTGCCGCCGAGGCTCATGTTGACGACCTTGGCACCCGACCGGGCCGCCCACTCCATGCCCGCGATGACCGCGTCGTCGGGGCAACTGCCCGCGTCGGTGCAGACCTTGCCGACCCGAAGCCGCGCCTGCGGTGCGACGCCCTTGTACCGTCCCCCGGACGCGGCGCCGTCACCGAGGACCGTGGACGCCACGTGGGTGCCGTGTCCGTGCCCGTCCCGGGCGCCCTGTGCGTTGCCGGTGAAGTCGACCTGCTCGACGACGCGTCCGGCCAGGTCCGGGTGGGTGGCGTCGATCCCTGTGTCCAGGACCGCGACGTCGACACCGGCACCGCGGTAGCCACGGCTCCAGGCGACGTCGGCACCGATCTGGGGCACGGAGACGTCGAGTGTCACCTCGGCGAGACCGTTGAGCCAGACCTTCTCGACCCCGGCCAGGGAGCCCGCCGCACGGGCGGCGGAGGCGGAGCCGGACTTGCCGCGGACTCCCTTCCACCAGGTGCCGTCGTCGGACAGGGCCAGGGCGCGGCCGTCGACGCTGGGCAACGCCCTGCCGCGGGTCGCTCCGGCGACCTTCGGAGTCCGGGCGACCGCGTCCTCGTCGTCGTAGGTGGCGATCACCGGGACCTCGCCGGTCCGGCCCGCCGTGCCGAGTTTCGCCAACTCGACGACGTCGAACAGGGACCAGTCGAGAACGTCGTCGCCGACGAGGGCGAGAGCGTCGTTCGGTACGACGTGGACGGCGCCGCCGTGGGCGATGGTGTGGAACACGACGGTGGAGCCGTCGGAGCGCGGTGCGGGCTCGATGTCCCGGACGACCGGTGCGCCGTCGGCGTCGAGACCGATGTCCAGCTTGTCCCCGGTGATCAGTGTGACCGGGACGCTCGCGCCCGAGCCGGAGACGACGTCGGCCAGTCGGCCGTCGTCGGTCAGTCGGCTTCCCTCGGTCAACCGGCCGCCTTCGGCCGCGGTGGCGTCCGGCATGGTGGCGTCCGGCATGGTGGCATCGGTCGTCCGACCGGCGCCCGCCTGCTGCGTCGGGAGGGTGGGCTCGGTGGCGTGTGCGGCCGTCGTCGGCACCACCATGCCGAGAATGGTCAGACCAACAGTAAGGGCACTTATTCGGCGTCTGAGACGCCTCGTTCCTCTTCGCCTCATTGTCGCTATCGATCTCTCTGTGAGATGCACGAACAGGTGTTTCCGGGCGATGGGGGCGTCCGGGAGCTCCAACCGGCCGCGGATCCGGCCGACTTGTGGGGCGGATCCGGCCGTCTTGCTGGAGTGACACATCAGTCGGGGGACACAAGTCCCGCGCCACACGCGTCGGTTCGGGGTGTCAGGGAATCCGTGCCGATATCCGCCCCGGTGCGGGCGGGGCGACCGTGTGACATGACCGTGGCATGACCATGATTGTGGAACGGGCTCCGTCCCCCGCTCGATCGCTCAGATGCGGGAATTAATACCGGCGCCCTCCGGCCCGCATTTGTTTCGTGCCGACCGCGGGCCGCCGAATTTACTCGTCGCCCGCCGCCGGCTGCGTCTGTTCGTCCACGAGCCCCAGCTCCACGAGCCGGATCGCGAGCGAGGTCCGTGACGTCACCCGCAGTTTGCGCATCGCCGACTTCACCTGGCTGGCCACGGTCTGCGTCGACACCGTCAGCGCCTCGGAGATCTGCCGGTTCGTCCTGCCCCGCGCCAGCAGGCGCGTGACCGCCAGTTCGCGCGGGGACAACTGGTCCCCGTAGCTGGGCCTCCCCCGGCCGCGCGCCTTGCGGGCGTCCCATCCCCGTGCGTTCAGGAACAGCGCCGACCGGGCGGCGTCGTCCCGGGCA is a genomic window containing:
- a CDS encoding NPP1 family protein, which gives rise to MRTYKIGVFAAGTISGIMLLTACGSTPQEAASKPRKTEKSTASSAAPSKSSKSDIGKLAGESGPPQHIAQSAGGYEQSFSPAYDYDGNGCYATPAIGSDGTLAPGLGLGGAVNGHCHDLSDLQNSQTYARSKVDNGWVAVIYASYFEKDQSSEGVGEIAGGTNGHRNDWEHVISWINQSTNQVEYVSVSQHGDYKTYPRSEVQFEGGHPKVVYHKDGGFTHAFRIANTNDEPPENHLGAWVFPPLVDWNGWPSTELRDKLMTADFGHANLDIRDGSFAGALAKAKPAEVPLNPVA
- a CDS encoding ester cyclase, with amino-acid sequence MSADVSDDVVAVVRAAYEAAEGGVLDVERFRGLFAEDGVFNNVVAGESYRGEHLGDPVVSMGQLVPDIHRELHRFHVMGNVVAVELAIRGTFAGPFETPAGVVQPTGAKLDVPTADFWYVEDGKIKEFNCYFGISALLSQLGIQPDFASAVAAAA
- a CDS encoding TetR/AcrR family transcriptional regulator — translated: MAHVEKPDMRKEAGRRTRDGLMAATLELLAQKGHEGLTLREVTQRAGANVAAVSYHFGSLQGLCDVAIEHALERYLDAQILAVESLDSTSTLEELAEAFARPMVRALSAGGEELIVMRTVARVGIDPPQGWERLAGKFERARQDALGVLAAHLPEVDDQELDFRTRCAAGMLNWLALAPIGAELEAMPVERIEQQLIPVVAGAFHGWSGVPEGQGSADRG
- a CDS encoding S8 family peptidase, translated to MVVPTTAAHATEPTLPTQQAGAGRTTDATMPDATMPDATAAEGGRLTEGSRLTDDGRLADVVSGSGASVPVTLITGDKLDIGLDADGAPVVRDIEPAPRSDGSTVVFHTIAHGGAVHVVPNDALALVGDDVLDWSLFDVVELAKLGTAGRTGEVPVIATYDDEDAVARTPKVAGATRGRALPSVDGRALALSDDGTWWKGVRGKSGSASAARAAGSLAGVEKVWLNGLAEVTLDVSVPQIGADVAWSRGYRGAGVDVAVLDTGIDATHPDLAGRVVEQVDFTGNAQGARDGHGHGTHVASTVLGDGAASGGRYKGVAPQARLRVGKVCTDAGSCPDDAVIAGMEWAARSGAKVVNMSLGGSATDGTDPLSASLDRLSRETGTLFVVAAGNEGPGAKTVGAPGAADEALTVAAVDKKDKMASFSSRGPRVGDYAPKPDLAAPGVGIVAARAAGTAMGTVVDARYTAASGTSMATPHVTGAAALVAQQHPDLTGGQIKALLMSSAKDLGHAASAQGVGRVDLAAATLPQVIATRSTAFGRTAYPHSAVTREITYTNLTDEATTLDLTASLSSGDAVAPDGMVSLGADRVPLPAGGSASVSVTIDGRVLGADGTFGRWDGLLTARDTSGTVRATSLLHTFLEAEQVPLTLKIVPPADAVGVRYGSAVVMPVDDKVLLHDGPLTKTGSQTITVPVSRRGTYTAAVPVTWRDADGEPQSAAPVLPEVTVDEATTVTLDLRELTPVEVRVPESTEAYATRSSTERTSATGEWRMTTELAVAYGAQDPHWWALPTGKPRTGTLTHSLYSVRTTPVVTLRAVGGGEPFTLPARYQTPDASLLGAQIWLDGPGIGLHDVAIPVPRLRTQGRVPVVYAGTGSAAELADADVRGKLVLLTPTDICDSTCNFPRLRDERVAAAAESGAVGVLVTTANLTSLGTDDVLWECSGGQETCPPIAPYAALPVVSVGHAQAQRLIERIKAGGPGVELVLGGSDTPKVYAARFTTDGRVPSDLRHRLDAGDLNRVVHSFHADRPGVLTQLTWQQQTPSAPTGTTARLPLVATQQRLTVYVARQDDAIDRFSAFWGDHTDGLALEHSRGETHDTVLGRKDDIDWNAGPAVPGAVPQVRTKSGFTLATGPCSGCRQGDTFYPTFYLTGSGGGRQALVGILNDDLLSESLFGITSCGPAAPPGFPTIDSLCDFTLSDGSGREIERRTQHLNAADLGGQ